In one Pseudomonas sp. SG20056 genomic region, the following are encoded:
- a CDS encoding NAD-glutamate dehydrogenase, with product MAFFTAASKADFQHHLQTALAQHVSEQALPQVALFAEQFFGIIALEELTQRRLSDLVGCTLSSWRLLERFEPAKPEVRVFNPDYEKHGWQSTHTAVEILHSDIPFLVDSVRMELNRRGYSIHTLQNSVFSVRRNKSGELQEILPKGAQGKDVQQEALMFLEIDRCANVGELKTLEKDLHEVFSDVRLSVADFQPMKAKAKELLAWLDKAKLKVEGAELEEIKVFMSWLLDDHFTFLGYEEFTVADSAGGGSMVYDEKSLLGMSKRLRSGLKVDELHIEPEAVAYLREPQLLSFAKAAVPSRVHRPAYPDLVSIRELDAKGKVVKECRFMGLYTSAVYAESVWNIPFIRRKVAVIKQRSGFDSSAHLGKELAQVLEVLPRDDLFQTPVDELFNTTMAIVQIQERNKIRVFLRRDPYGRFCYCLAYVPRDVYSTETRMKIQQVLMERLQATDCEFWTFFSESVLARVQFILKVDPKNRVQIDPLRLEKEVIQACRSWKDDYTSLIVESLGEAQGTEVLSEFPGGFPAGYRERFAPHSAVVDMQHLLSLNSERQLVMSFYQPLTQGEQQLHCKLYHADTPLPLSDVLPILENLGLRVLGEFPYKLRRADGREFWIHDFAFTYAEGLDVDIQQLNDTLQGAFVNIVGGAAENDGFNRLVLMAAMPWRDVALLRAYARYLKQIRLGFDLSYIASTLVNHADIAKELVRLFKTRFYLARKLTADDLEDKQQKLEQAILAALDNVAVLNEDRILRRYLDLIKATLRTNFYQTDASGAPKSYFSFKLNPRAIPDIPRPTPKFEIFVYSPRVEGVHLRFGDVARGGLRWSDREEDFRTEVLGLVKAQQVKNAVIVPMGAKGGFIPRRMPVGGSRDDVLAEGIACYRIFISGLLDITDNLKDGAVVPPQNVVRHDGDDPYLVVAADKGTATFSDIANGIAAEYGFWLDDAFASGGSAGYDHKGMGITAKGGWVSVQRHFRERGIDVQKDNVTVIGIGDMAGDVFGNGLLLSESLQLVAAFNHMHIFIDPNPDAAKSFVERQRLFDLPRSSWADYDAKLISAGGGIFLRSAKSIAISPQMKERFDISADKLAPNELLNALLKAPVDLLWNGGIGTYVKSSKESHADVGDKANDLLRVDGRELRAKVVGEGGNLGMTQLGRVEYGLNGGKSNTDFIDNAGGVDCSDHEVNIKILLGEIVGAGDMTGKQRNKLLVEMTDAVGGLVLGNNYKQTQALSLAERRARERVGEYKRLMSALEAAGKLDRALEFLPTDDELNERAANGLGLTRPELSVLISYSKIDLKESLLKSLVPDDEYLAREMETAFPPLLAKKFGEPMRRHRLKREIVSTQIANDLVNHMGITFVQRLKESTGMSAANVAGAYVIVRDLFRLPHWWQQIEALDYQVPAELQLQLMDELMRLGRRATRWFLRSRRNELDAARDVAHFAPRIEALVGRLDELLEGPAREQWLARFQGYVEAGVPEELARVVAGTSHLYTLLPIIEASDVTGQEPDRVAAAYFAIGGSLELSWYLQQITSLPVENNWQALAREAFRDDLDWQQRAITVSVLQMAEGPADIEERVGVWLDQHRRLVDRWKVMLGELRAATNTDYAMYAVANRELMDLAQSA from the coding sequence ATGGCGTTCTTTACGGCGGCCAGCAAAGCCGATTTTCAGCACCACCTGCAAACGGCGCTGGCGCAGCACGTCAGTGAACAGGCTCTGCCACAAGTAGCCCTGTTCGCCGAGCAATTCTTCGGCATCATCGCCCTTGAGGAACTGACCCAGCGTCGCCTCTCTGATCTGGTCGGCTGCACCTTGTCGTCCTGGCGATTGCTGGAGCGTTTTGAACCGGCCAAGCCCGAAGTGCGGGTATTCAACCCCGATTATGAAAAACACGGCTGGCAGTCCACCCACACGGCCGTGGAAATTCTGCACAGTGACATTCCGTTCCTGGTCGACTCGGTGCGCATGGAGCTGAACCGTCGTGGTTACAGCATCCACACCTTGCAGAACAGCGTGTTTAGCGTGCGCCGCAACAAGAGTGGCGAGCTGCAGGAAATCCTGCCCAAGGGTGCCCAGGGCAAGGATGTACAGCAGGAAGCGCTGATGTTCCTGGAGATTGACCGCTGCGCCAACGTCGGCGAGTTGAAGACCCTGGAAAAAGACCTGCACGAAGTATTCAGCGATGTGCGCCTGAGCGTCGCCGACTTCCAACCGATGAAAGCCAAGGCCAAGGAACTGCTGGCCTGGCTGGATAAAGCCAAGCTCAAGGTTGAAGGTGCCGAGCTGGAAGAGATCAAGGTATTCATGAGCTGGTTGCTCGACGACCACTTCACCTTCCTCGGCTATGAAGAGTTCACCGTTGCCGACAGCGCCGGCGGCGGCAGCATGGTCTACGACGAAAAGTCCCTGCTGGGCATGTCCAAGCGCCTGCGCAGCGGCCTCAAGGTCGATGAACTGCATATCGAACCGGAAGCTGTGGCTTACCTGCGCGAGCCGCAGCTGCTGTCCTTCGCCAAGGCCGCCGTACCGAGCCGCGTGCACCGTCCGGCCTACCCGGATCTGGTGTCGATCCGCGAGCTGGATGCCAAAGGCAAGGTGGTCAAGGAATGCCGCTTTATGGGCCTGTACACCTCGGCCGTGTATGCCGAGAGCGTTTGGAACATTCCGTTTATTCGCCGCAAGGTGGCGGTGATCAAGCAGCGTTCCGGTTTCGACAGCAGCGCGCACCTGGGCAAAGAGCTGGCTCAAGTCCTGGAAGTGCTGCCGCGTGACGACCTGTTCCAGACCCCGGTGGACGAGCTGTTCAACACCACCATGGCCATCGTGCAGATTCAGGAACGCAACAAGATTCGCGTATTCCTGCGCCGCGATCCGTATGGCCGTTTCTGCTACTGCCTGGCTTATGTGCCGCGTGATGTGTACTCCACCGAAACCCGCATGAAGATCCAGCAGGTGCTGATGGAGCGTCTGCAGGCTACCGATTGCGAGTTCTGGACCTTCTTCTCCGAGTCGGTACTGGCGCGGGTGCAGTTCATCCTCAAGGTTGACCCGAAGAACCGCGTGCAGATCGACCCGCTGCGCCTGGAAAAAGAAGTGATCCAGGCCTGCCGTTCGTGGAAGGACGATTACACCAGCCTGATCGTCGAAAGCCTCGGCGAAGCCCAAGGCACCGAAGTGCTCAGCGAATTCCCCGGCGGCTTCCCGGCTGGTTACCGCGAGCGTTTCGCCCCGCACTCGGCAGTGGTAGACATGCAGCACCTGCTTAGCCTGAACAGCGAGCGCCAACTGGTGATGAGCTTCTACCAGCCGCTGACCCAGGGCGAGCAGCAGCTGCACTGCAAGCTGTACCACGCCGACACGCCACTGCCGCTGTCGGACGTGCTGCCGATTCTGGAAAACCTCGGCCTGCGCGTGCTCGGCGAGTTCCCCTACAAACTGCGTCGCGCCGATGGCCGCGAGTTCTGGATTCACGACTTCGCCTTCACCTATGCCGAAGGCCTGGATGTCGATATCCAGCAGCTCAACGACACCCTGCAGGGCGCTTTCGTCAATATCGTTGGCGGCGCGGCGGAGAACGACGGCTTCAACCGTCTGGTGCTGATGGCCGCCATGCCGTGGCGTGATGTGGCGCTGCTGCGGGCTTACGCCCGTTACCTCAAGCAGATTCGCCTGGGCTTCGACCTCAGCTACATCGCCAGCACCCTGGTCAACCACGCTGATATCGCCAAGGAGCTGGTGCGCCTGTTCAAAACGCGTTTCTACCTGGCGCGCAAGCTCACCGCTGATGACCTGGAAGACAAGCAGCAGAAGCTCGAGCAGGCAATTCTCGCCGCGCTGGACAACGTTGCGGTGCTCAACGAAGACCGCATCCTGCGCCGCTACCTGGACCTGATCAAAGCCACCCTGCGCACCAACTTCTACCAGACCGATGCCAGTGGTGCGCCGAAGAGCTACTTCAGCTTCAAACTCAACCCGCGCGCGATTCCGGATATTCCTCGGCCGACGCCGAAGTTCGAAATCTTCGTCTACTCGCCGCGTGTTGAAGGGGTGCACCTGCGTTTTGGCGACGTCGCCCGTGGTGGTCTGCGCTGGTCGGACCGTGAGGAAGACTTCCGCACCGAGGTGCTGGGCCTGGTCAAGGCGCAGCAGGTGAAGAACGCGGTGATCGTGCCGATGGGCGCCAAGGGCGGCTTTATTCCACGGCGTATGCCGGTCGGCGGCAGCCGTGATGATGTGCTGGCCGAGGGCATTGCCTGCTACCGCATCTTTATCAGCGGCCTGCTGGACATCACCGACAACCTGAAAGACGGCGCCGTGGTACCGCCGCAGAACGTGGTGCGCCACGACGGCGACGATCCGTACCTGGTGGTAGCGGCCGACAAAGGCACCGCGACCTTCTCCGATATCGCCAACGGCATTGCTGCCGAATACGGCTTCTGGCTGGACGATGCGTTCGCCTCGGGCGGCTCGGCCGGTTACGACCACAAAGGCATGGGCATCACCGCCAAGGGCGGCTGGGTCTCGGTGCAGCGTCACTTCCGTGAACGCGGCATCGATGTGCAAAAGGACAACGTCACCGTAATCGGCATCGGCGATATGGCTGGCGATGTATTTGGCAACGGCCTGCTCCTGTCGGAAAGTCTGCAGCTGGTCGCAGCCTTCAACCACATGCACATCTTTATCGACCCCAACCCGGATGCGGCCAAGAGCTTTGTTGAGCGTCAGCGTCTGTTCGATCTGCCACGCTCCAGCTGGGCCGATTACGACGCCAAGCTGATTTCGGCGGGTGGCGGGATTTTCCTGCGCAGCGCCAAGAGCATCGCCATCAGCCCGCAGATGAAAGAGCGCTTCGATATCAGCGCTGACAAGCTGGCGCCAAACGAACTGCTGAACGCCTTGCTCAAGGCGCCGGTGGATCTGCTGTGGAACGGCGGTATCGGCACCTACGTCAAATCCAGCAAGGAAAGCCACGCCGATGTCGGCGACAAGGCCAACGACCTGCTACGAGTGGATGGCCGCGAACTGCGCGCCAAGGTTGTGGGTGAGGGCGGTAACCTCGGTATGACCCAACTGGGCCGAGTCGAGTACGGTCTCAATGGCGGCAAGAGCAACACCGACTTTATCGACAATGCCGGTGGTGTGGACTGCTCCGACCATGAAGTGAACATCAAGATTCTGCTCGGCGAAATCGTCGGCGCTGGCGACATGACCGGCAAGCAGCGCAACAAGCTGCTGGTGGAAATGACCGACGCGGTGGGTGGTCTGGTACTGGGCAACAACTACAAGCAGACCCAGGCGTTGTCGCTGGCCGAGCGTCGCGCCCGCGAGCGGGTTGGTGAGTACAAGCGTCTGATGAGCGCCCTGGAAGCAGCTGGCAAGCTGGATCGCGCTCTGGAGTTCCTGCCCACTGACGACGAGCTCAATGAGCGCGCCGCCAATGGCTTGGGCCTGACCCGGCCGGAGCTGTCGGTGCTGATTTCCTACAGCAAGATCGACCTCAAGGAATCGCTGCTGAAGTCCCTGGTGCCGGATGACGAGTACCTGGCGCGTGAGATGGAAACCGCCTTCCCGCCGCTGCTGGCGAAGAAATTCGGTGAGCCGATGCGTCGCCATCGCCTCAAGCGCGAAATCGTCAGCACACAGATCGCCAACGATCTGGTCAACCATATGGGCATCACCTTCGTGCAGCGCCTAAAGGAGTCCACCGGCATGAGCGCGGCGAATGTCGCCGGCGCCTATGTGATCGTGCGTGACCTGTTCCGCCTGCCGCACTGGTGGCAGCAGATCGAGGCGCTGGACTACCAGGTCCCGGCCGAGCTGCAACTGCAGTTGATGGATGAGCTGATGCGTCTGGGCCGCCGCGCGACCCGCTGGTTCCTGCGTAGCCGTCGTAATGAGCTGGACGCGGCCCGCGATGTGGCGCATTTCGCACCGCGTATCGAGGCCCTGGTCGGCCGGCTCGACGAACTGCTCGAAGGCCCAGCCCGTGAACAGTGGCTGGCGCGCTTCCAGGGGTATGTCGAAGCCGGCGTGCCGGAAGAGCTGGCGCGTGTGGTCGCCGGTACCAGCCATCTGTACACCCTGTTGCCGATCATCGAAGCGTCGGACGTGACCGGGCAGGAGCCGGATCGCGTAGCGGCGGCGTACTTCGCCATTGGCGGGTCGCTGGAGCTGTCCTGGTACCTGCAGCAGATCACCAGCCTGCCGGTGGAAAACAACTGGCAAGCGCTGGCCCGCGAAGCCTTCCGCGATGACCTGGACTGGCAGCAGCGCGCTATCACCGTCTCGGTACTGCAAATGGCCGAAGGCCCGGCGGATATCGAGGAAAGGGTCGGTGTTTGGCTGGATCAGCACCGCCGTCTGGTGGATCGCTGGAAGGTTATGCTCGGCGAACTGCGCGCGGCCACCAACACCGATTACGCCATGTATGCCGTGGCTAACCGCGAGTTGATGGACCTGGCGCAAAGCGCCTGA
- the rnt gene encoding ribonuclease T: MSEDLYDDEAESGSHSGPRHPMAARFRGYLPVVVDVETGGFNCATDALLEIAATTIGMDEGGFLYPEHTQFFRIEPFEGANIEQAALDFTGIKLDHPLRMAVTEEHALTEIFRGLRKSLKANSCKRAILVGHNSSFDLGFLNAAVNRTGIKRNPFHPFSSFDTATLAGLAYGQTVLAKACQAAGIDFDGKEAHSARYDTEKTAELFCGIVNRWKEMGGWMDFDD; encoded by the coding sequence GTGAGTGAAGACCTGTACGACGACGAAGCCGAAAGCGGCAGCCACTCCGGCCCGCGCCACCCGATGGCCGCGCGCTTTCGTGGCTACCTGCCGGTAGTAGTGGACGTGGAAACTGGTGGTTTCAACTGCGCCACCGATGCCCTGCTGGAGATTGCTGCCACCACCATTGGCATGGATGAAGGCGGCTTCCTTTACCCAGAGCACACCCAGTTCTTCCGTATCGAACCGTTCGAAGGCGCGAATATCGAACAGGCGGCGCTGGACTTCACCGGCATCAAACTCGATCACCCGCTGCGTATGGCCGTGACCGAAGAGCACGCGTTGACGGAAATCTTCCGTGGTCTGCGCAAATCGCTGAAAGCCAATAGCTGCAAGCGGGCGATTCTGGTCGGCCACAACAGCAGCTTCGACCTGGGCTTCCTCAATGCCGCTGTTAACCGCACCGGCATCAAGCGCAACCCGTTCCACCCCTTCTCAAGCTTCGACACCGCCACCCTGGCCGGCCTCGCCTATGGCCAGACCGTATTGGCCAAGGCCTGCCAGGCCGCCGGTATCGACTTCGATGGCAAAGAAGCGCACTCGGCACGTTACGACACCGAGAAAACCGCCGAGCTGTTCTGCGGCATCGTCAACCGCTGGAAGGAGATGGGCGGCTGGATGGATTTCGACGACTAG
- the pyrC gene encoding dihydroorotase: MTDRLTLLRPDDWHIHLRDGGVLPHTVADVARTFGRAIIMPNLVPPVRNASEADAYRQRILSARPAGSRFEPLMVLYLTDLTQPDDVRTAKASGFVYAAKLYPAGATTNSDSGVTSIDKIFPVLEAMAEVGLPLLVHGEVTRSEIDVFDREKIFIGEHLSRVVERFPTLKVVFEHITTRDAVEFVQSASANVGATITAHHLLYNRNHMLVGGIRPHFYCLPILKRNTHQDALLDAATSGNAKFFLGTDSAPHAKHAKEAACGCAGCYTAYAAIELYAEAFEQRNALDKLEAFASLNGPDFYGLPRNTDSITLVREDWTAPASLPLGEQTVIPLRAGETLRWRLLERHA, translated from the coding sequence ATGACTGACCGCCTTACCCTGCTGCGCCCCGACGACTGGCACATCCACCTGCGCGACGGTGGCGTCCTGCCCCACACCGTCGCCGATGTAGCCCGCACCTTCGGCCGCGCCATCATCATGCCTAACCTGGTACCGCCGGTACGCAATGCCAGCGAAGCCGATGCCTATCGCCAGCGCATTCTCAGCGCCCGCCCTGCCGGCAGCCGTTTCGAGCCGCTGATGGTGCTGTACCTGACTGATCTGACTCAGCCTGACGATGTGCGCACCGCCAAAGCCTCGGGCTTTGTGTATGCGGCCAAGCTCTACCCGGCCGGAGCGACTACCAACTCCGATTCGGGCGTAACCAGCATCGACAAGATTTTTCCGGTGCTCGAAGCCATGGCCGAAGTCGGTCTGCCGCTATTGGTACACGGCGAAGTGACGCGCAGCGAGATCGATGTATTCGACCGCGAGAAGATCTTTATCGGCGAGCACCTGAGCCGTGTGGTCGAGCGTTTCCCGACCTTGAAAGTGGTGTTCGAGCACATCACCACCCGCGATGCGGTGGAATTTGTGCAAAGCGCTTCGGCCAACGTCGGCGCGACCATCACCGCCCATCACCTGCTGTACAACCGCAACCACATGCTGGTGGGCGGTATTCGCCCGCACTTCTACTGCCTGCCGATTCTCAAGCGCAACACCCATCAGGATGCCCTGCTGGATGCGGCCACCAGCGGTAACGCCAAGTTCTTCCTCGGCACCGACTCGGCACCGCACGCCAAGCATGCCAAGGAAGCAGCCTGCGGCTGCGCCGGATGCTACACCGCCTATGCGGCCATCGAGCTGTATGCCGAGGCCTTCGAACAGCGCAATGCACTGGACAAGCTGGAAGCCTTCGCCAGCCTCAACGGCCCAGACTTCTACGGCCTGCCGCGCAACACCGACAGCATCACCCTGGTGCGTGAAGACTGGACCGCACCGGCCAGCCTGCCGCTGGGCGAGCAAACCGTTATCCCGCTGCGCGCCGGTGAAACCCTGCGCTGGCGTCTGCTGGAGCGCCACGCGTGA
- a CDS encoding OmpA family protein, producing MRPYPLAVLCLLASQPVLAISFQTRLEKIEWQVEGDQFECRLSQPITDFGSGVFVRRAGEQVTFSLKARERWLGAGNATLLAAAAPWQPGRGDINLGSVSVVPAEVLFNSSQEQGTRLLTGLLEGRSPLVRHRTAMGGDAVEVRLLPAKFNKAYHEYLDCTAKLLPVNFDQVRKSQVGFPGGGVTLEPLAQAKLDIILSFLKADPSVNRIQLDGHADNGGNRLTNRDLSRRRALAVMEYLKANGIPAEQITMRFHGERYPVAPNNNEANRAKNRRVTILLDRVPEAAVPPAPEAEPAPAAADPAATS from the coding sequence GTGCGACCCTATCCACTCGCGGTGCTTTGCCTGCTGGCAAGCCAGCCCGTCCTAGCCATCAGCTTCCAGACCCGTCTGGAGAAGATCGAGTGGCAGGTCGAAGGCGATCAGTTCGAGTGCCGTCTGTCGCAACCCATTACTGATTTCGGTTCCGGGGTGTTTGTACGGCGAGCGGGTGAACAGGTGACCTTCAGCCTGAAAGCTCGTGAGCGCTGGCTGGGTGCTGGTAATGCCACCTTGTTGGCGGCGGCGGCGCCCTGGCAGCCGGGGCGCGGTGATATCAACTTGGGCTCGGTCAGCGTGGTACCGGCCGAGGTGCTATTCAACAGTTCGCAGGAGCAGGGCACGCGCTTGCTGACGGGGCTGTTGGAGGGGCGCAGTCCTCTGGTACGCCATCGCACAGCCATGGGGGGGGACGCGGTTGAAGTGCGTCTGTTGCCGGCCAAATTCAACAAGGCCTACCACGAATACCTGGATTGCACGGCCAAGCTGCTGCCGGTGAATTTCGATCAAGTGCGCAAGAGTCAGGTCGGTTTTCCAGGTGGTGGTGTTACGCTGGAACCACTGGCCCAGGCCAAGCTCGATATCATCCTCAGCTTTCTCAAGGCCGACCCCAGCGTCAATCGCATTCAGCTAGACGGCCATGCCGACAATGGCGGCAATCGCCTGACTAATCGCGATTTGTCGCGCCGCCGTGCGTTGGCGGTGATGGAATACCTCAAGGCCAACGGCATTCCTGCCGAGCAGATCACCATGCGTTTTCATGGTGAGCGCTACCCGGTGGCACCAAACAACAATGAAGCCAATCGGGCGAAGAACCGCCGAGTAACCATTCTGCTTGACCGGGTGCCGGAAGCGGCAGTGCCCCCTGCGCCAGAAGCGGAGCCGGCGCCTGCTGCTGCGGACCCTGCGGCCACCTCCTAG
- a CDS encoding argininosuccinate synthase, translated as MADVNKVVLAYSGGLDTSVILKWLQDTYNCEVVTFTADLGQGEEVEPARAKAQAMGVKEIYIDDLREEFVRDFVYPMFRANTVYEGEYLLGTSIARPLIAKRLIEIANETGADAISHGATGKGNDQVRFELGAYALKPGVKVIAPWREWDLLSREKLMDYAEKHAIPIERHGKKKSPYSMDANLLHISYEGGVLEDTWTEHEEDMWRWTKSPEAAPDTPTYIELTYRAGDIVAIDGKAMSPATVLAELNRIGGENGIGRLDIVENRFVGMKSRGCYETPGGTIMLKGHRAIESITLDREVAHLKDELMPKYASLIYNGFWWSPERLMLQQMIDASQANVNGVVRMKLYKGNVIITGRKSDDSLFDANIATFEEDGGAYNQADAGGFIKLNALRMRIAAGKGRKML; from the coding sequence ATGGCCGACGTAAACAAGGTAGTCCTGGCATATTCCGGTGGCCTGGACACTTCCGTGATCCTCAAGTGGCTGCAAGATACCTATAACTGCGAAGTGGTGACCTTCACCGCTGACCTCGGCCAGGGTGAGGAAGTCGAGCCGGCACGCGCCAAGGCACAGGCCATGGGCGTCAAGGAAATCTACATTGACGACCTGCGCGAAGAATTCGTCCGCGATTTCGTCTACCCAATGTTCCGCGCCAACACCGTCTATGAAGGCGAGTACCTGCTGGGCACGTCCATCGCTCGCCCGCTGATCGCCAAGCGTCTGATCGAAATCGCCAACGAGACCGGCGCCGACGCCATCTCCCATGGCGCCACCGGCAAGGGCAACGACCAGGTGCGTTTCGAGCTGGGTGCCTATGCGCTCAAGCCGGGCGTGAAAGTGATTGCCCCCTGGCGTGAGTGGGACCTGCTGTCGCGCGAGAAACTGATGGACTACGCCGAGAAGCACGCCATCCCGATCGAGCGTCACGGCAAGAAAAAATCGCCGTACTCCATGGATGCCAACCTGCTGCACATCTCCTATGAAGGCGGCGTGCTGGAAGACACCTGGACCGAGCACGAAGAAGACATGTGGCGCTGGACCAAGTCGCCAGAAGCCGCGCCGGATACCCCAACCTATATCGAACTGACCTATCGCGCCGGTGACATCGTCGCCATCGACGGCAAGGCCATGAGCCCGGCCACCGTGTTGGCCGAACTGAACCGCATCGGCGGCGAGAACGGCATCGGCCGTCTGGATATCGTTGAAAACCGCTTTGTTGGCATGAAGTCCCGTGGCTGCTACGAGACCCCTGGCGGCACCATCATGCTCAAAGGTCACCGCGCTATTGAGTCGATCACCCTGGACCGCGAAGTTGCCCACCTGAAAGACGAGCTGATGCCGAAATACGCTAGCCTGATCTACAACGGTTTCTGGTGGAGCCCTGAGCGTCTGATGCTGCAACAGATGATCGATGCGTCCCAGGCCAACGTGAACGGTGTGGTGCGCATGAAACTGTATAAAGGCAACGTGATCATCACAGGTCGCAAGTCTGATGACTCGCTGTTCGACGCCAATATCGCCACCTTCGAAGAAGACGGCGGTGCTTACAACCAGGCGGACGCCGGTGGTTTCATCAAGCTCAACGCTCTGCGCATGCGCATCGCTGCGGGCAAAGGGCGCAAGATGCTCTGA
- the gloA gene encoding lactoylglutathione lyase, producing MRLLHTMLRVGDMDKSIAFYTEVLGMTLLRRKDYPEGQFTLAFVGYGDEAHNSVIELTHNWGVESYELGTGYGHIALEVADVYKACEDIRTRGGKITREPGPMKHGTSILAFVEDPDGYKIELLSPSRAD from the coding sequence ATGAGACTGCTGCATACCATGCTGCGCGTCGGCGATATGGATAAATCCATCGCGTTCTACACCGAAGTGCTGGGCATGACCCTGCTGCGCCGTAAGGACTACCCGGAAGGGCAGTTCACTCTGGCCTTCGTCGGTTATGGCGATGAAGCGCACAACAGCGTGATCGAACTGACCCATAACTGGGGCGTGGAAAGCTACGAACTGGGCACTGGTTACGGCCATATCGCCCTGGAAGTGGCGGATGTGTACAAGGCCTGCGAAGACATTCGCACCCGCGGCGGTAAGATCACCCGCGAGCCGGGGCCGATGAAGCATGGCACCAGCATTCTGGCGTTCGTCGAAGACCCGGATGGTTACAAGATTGAGCTGTTGTCGCCATCGCGCGCCGATTAA
- a CDS encoding PA3496 family putative envelope integrity protein, with the protein MSTDKEELELDEDFVAEEADDTEAPVEVAKTNLTKRRIIDNFLEERRLHKQLAEYDFDL; encoded by the coding sequence ATGAGCACTGACAAAGAAGAACTTGAGCTCGACGAAGACTTTGTTGCCGAAGAAGCGGATGACACCGAAGCGCCGGTAGAGGTTGCCAAGACCAACCTGACCAAGCGCCGCATCATCGATAACTTCCTCGAAGAGCGCCGCCTGCACAAGCAATTGGCAGAATACGACTTCGACCTCTAA
- the nth gene encoding endonuclease III → MNAAKRYEIFRRLHEDNPEPKTELAYSSPFELLVAVTLSAQATDVSVNKATAKLFPVANTPEAIYALGVEGLSEYIKTIGLYNSKAKNVIEACRILIEKHGSQVPDNREDLEALPGVGRKTANVVLNTAFRQLAMAVDTHIFRVSNRTGIAPGKNVLEVENKLMKFVPKEFLLDSHHWLILHGRYVCQARKPRCGSCRIEDLCEYKQKTSDD, encoded by the coding sequence GTGAACGCCGCCAAGCGCTACGAGATCTTCCGCCGCCTGCATGAAGACAACCCCGAGCCGAAGACCGAGCTGGCCTACAGTTCGCCGTTCGAGCTGCTGGTAGCGGTCACCCTGTCCGCCCAGGCCACTGACGTCAGCGTCAACAAGGCCACCGCCAAATTATTCCCGGTAGCCAATACCCCCGAGGCGATCTATGCACTCGGCGTTGAGGGGTTGAGCGAATACATCAAGACCATTGGCCTATACAACAGCAAGGCCAAGAACGTTATCGAGGCCTGCCGCATCCTCATCGAGAAGCATGGCAGCCAGGTACCGGATAACCGCGAAGACCTCGAAGCCCTGCCCGGGGTCGGCCGCAAGACCGCAAACGTGGTGCTCAACACCGCATTCCGCCAGCTGGCCATGGCGGTGGACACGCATATCTTCCGCGTCAGCAACCGCACTGGGATTGCTCCCGGCAAAAACGTGCTGGAAGTGGAAAACAAGCTGATGAAATTCGTGCCCAAGGAATTTCTCCTCGACTCACACCACTGGCTGATCCTCCATGGTCGCTACGTGTGCCAGGCGCGCAAGCCACGCTGTGGCAGCTGCCGCATCGAAGATCTGTGCGAATACAAACAGAAAACCTCCGACGATTGA
- a CDS encoding electron transport complex subunit E yields the protein MASPSYREITLNGLWKNNPALVQLLGLCPLLGVSNSAANALGLALASAVVLVCSNTAVSLVRGVVNTAVRLPAFVMIIAALTTCIELLMQAFTYELYQILGIFIPLITTNCVILGRADGFAAKNDPARAAYDGLMMGLGFGVVLVMIGALRELFGTGAVFANMHLLFGPIAANWQLTLIPEYKGFLLAILPPGAFIVLGLLIACKNRVDEVLAERAKAQQVDAPVQSRRVRVTGVIE from the coding sequence ATGGCTAGTCCCAGCTACCGCGAGATCACCCTTAACGGCCTGTGGAAGAACAACCCGGCGCTGGTACAACTGCTCGGCCTCTGCCCGCTGCTCGGAGTAAGCAACTCGGCGGCCAACGCCCTCGGCCTGGCGCTGGCCAGTGCCGTGGTGCTGGTGTGCTCCAACACCGCCGTGTCGCTGGTGCGCGGCGTGGTCAACACCGCCGTGCGGCTGCCGGCCTTTGTGATGATCATCGCCGCCCTGACCACCTGCATCGAACTGCTGATGCAGGCTTTCACCTACGAGCTGTACCAGATTCTCGGCATCTTTATCCCGCTGATCACTACTAACTGCGTGATCCTCGGCCGCGCCGATGGCTTCGCTGCGAAGAACGACCCGGCCCGCGCCGCCTATGACGGCCTGATGATGGGCCTGGGCTTTGGCGTGGTGCTGGTGATGATCGGCGCGCTGCGCGAGCTGTTCGGCACCGGCGCGGTGTTTGCCAATATGCACCTGCTGTTCGGCCCTATCGCCGCCAACTGGCAGCTGACGCTGATCCCCGAGTACAAGGGCTTCCTGCTGGCCATCCTGCCGCCGGGTGCCTTTATCGTGCTGGGCTTGCTGATCGCCTGCAAAAACCGTGTGGATGAGGTGCTGGCCGAGCGAGCCAAGGCGCAGCAGGTTGATGCTCCAGTGCAAAGCCGCCGCGTACGGGTGACCGGAGTGATCGAGTGA